Proteins encoded together in one Nostoc sp. PCC 7524 window:
- a CDS encoding prolyl oligopeptidase family serine peptidase, protein MKYPHTHKIEQVDNYHGTLVADPYRWLENPDSAETQAWVEAQNQVTFAYLGEISVREKIKQRLTKLWDYEKYGIPFKEGENYFYFKNDGLQNQSVLYTLKSLDAEPRVLLDPNKLSEDGTVALSGLAVSDNGKLLAYGLSTSGSDWQEWKVKDVETGEDLPDHLQWIKFSGASWTSDHQGFFYSRYDEPNAETKLEEVNYYQKLYYHRLGTPQSEDILIYHRPDQKEWGFSGGVTEDGKYLIISVWLGTDPRNLVFYKDVTNPHAEVVELINQFEADYSFIEHDNGVFYFRTDLDAPRGKVIAIDTNNPAQAAWQEIIPESEATLGTVTILNNQFVADYLEDAYSQIKIFNLDGTFVREVELPGIGSVGGFGGKRYDTETFYSFTSFTTPGTIYRYNMMTGESELFRKPQVDFNPDDYETKQVFYTSKDGTQVPMFITHKKGIKLDQNNPTYLYAYGGFRAALTPTFSVSNLVWMEMGGVYAMPNIRGGGEYGEEWHQAGMKEKKQNVFDDFIAAAEWLIENNYTKPAKLAIAGGSNGGLLVGACMTQRPELFGAALPAVGVMDMLRFHKFTIGWAWTAEYGSPDNPEDFPTLYTYSPLHNLKPGTAYPATLITTADHDDRVVPAHSFKFAATLQASHNGDAPVLIRIETKAGHGAGKPTAKIIEEAADKWAFLVRTLDVEIE, encoded by the coding sequence ATGAAATATCCACACACTCACAAAATTGAACAGGTTGACAATTATCACGGTACTCTAGTTGCTGATCCTTATCGTTGGTTGGAAAATCCTGATTCAGCAGAAACTCAGGCTTGGGTTGAGGCACAAAATCAAGTTACTTTTGCCTATCTGGGGGAGATTTCTGTTAGGGAAAAGATTAAGCAGCGTCTTACTAAGCTTTGGGATTATGAGAAATATGGGATTCCGTTTAAAGAGGGGGAAAATTATTTTTATTTCAAAAATGATGGGTTGCAAAATCAAAGTGTTCTCTATACTTTAAAATCTTTGGATGCTGAACCGAGAGTTTTACTTGATCCCAATAAGTTATCTGAAGATGGGACTGTTGCACTTTCAGGTTTGGCTGTGAGTGATAATGGTAAGTTATTGGCTTATGGTTTATCTACCTCTGGTTCTGATTGGCAAGAGTGGAAGGTAAAAGATGTAGAAACTGGTGAAGATTTACCTGATCATTTACAGTGGATTAAATTCTCCGGTGCATCTTGGACGAGTGATCATCAAGGTTTTTTCTACAGTCGTTATGATGAGCCAAATGCAGAAACTAAATTAGAAGAGGTTAACTATTATCAAAAGCTTTACTATCACCGCTTAGGTACTCCCCAATCAGAAGACATACTCATTTATCATCGTCCTGATCAAAAAGAATGGGGTTTTAGTGGTGGTGTCACAGAAGATGGTAAATATCTGATTATTTCAGTTTGGTTAGGAACTGATCCACGCAATTTAGTTTTCTACAAAGATGTAACTAATCCTCATGCTGAAGTTGTGGAATTAATTAACCAATTTGAAGCAGATTATAGTTTTATTGAGCATGACAATGGTGTGTTCTATTTCCGTACAGATTTAGATGCGCCACGGGGTAAAGTAATTGCCATTGATACTAATAATCCAGCGCAAGCAGCATGGCAAGAAATTATTCCTGAATCTGAAGCAACTTTAGGCACAGTAACTATTTTAAATAATCAATTTGTGGCTGATTATTTAGAAGATGCTTACTCCCAAATTAAAATTTTTAACCTGGATGGCACATTTGTACGCGAGGTAGAATTACCTGGGATTGGTTCAGTTGGTGGATTTGGTGGTAAGCGTTATGATACAGAAACTTTTTATAGTTTTACTAGCTTCACTACACCCGGAACTATTTACCGCTACAACATGATGACGGGAGAAAGTGAACTGTTTAGAAAACCACAGGTAGATTTTAATCCTGATGATTATGAAACTAAACAAGTCTTTTACACCAGTAAAGATGGTACGCAAGTACCGATGTTTATTACTCATAAAAAAGGGATAAAATTAGACCAAAATAATCCTACTTATCTTTATGCCTATGGTGGTTTTAGGGCTGCACTTACTCCGACTTTTTCTGTAAGTAATTTAGTATGGATGGAAATGGGTGGTGTTTATGCTATGCCCAATATCCGTGGTGGTGGAGAGTATGGTGAGGAATGGCATCAAGCCGGAATGAAGGAGAAAAAACAGAATGTCTTTGATGACTTTATCGCGGCGGCTGAGTGGCTAATTGAAAATAATTATACCAAACCTGCAAAACTAGCGATCGCAGGTGGTAGCAATGGTGGTTTATTAGTGGGTGCTTGTATGACTCAGCGTCCAGAATTATTCGGTGCAGCTTTACCAGCCGTTGGTGTGATGGATATGTTGCGCTTTCATAAGTTTACCATCGGTTGGGCTTGGACTGCTGAATATGGTTCGCCAGATAATCCCGAAGATTTCCCCACGCTTTACACCTATTCACCTCTGCATAACCTCAAGCCAGGTACAGCTTACCCAGCTACTTTAATTACTACCGCCGATCATGACGATCGCGTTGTTCCTGCCCATAGTTTCAAATTTGCCGCAACTTTGCAAGCGTCTCACAATGGTGATGCGCCAGTGTTAATTAGAATTGAAACTAAGGCGGGACATGGTGCAGGTAAACCTACAGCTAAAATCATTGAGGAAGCAGCAGACAAGTGGGCGTTTTTAGTGCGTACTTTGGATGTTGAAATTGAGTAA
- a CDS encoding GNAT family N-acetyltransferase has protein sequence MFAATIRIETPRLFLRNFQNSDIVAFASYRSDPEVAQYQSWDIPYSEVEATEFIETLQQLTPGVLGEWYQLAIALKSTEEIIGDCGFCILADDGQQAEIGFTLAQTHQGKGYATEAITCFLDYLFKQHNLHRVRANCDPQNIASIKLLERVGMRREGHLIKSLWFKNNWVDEMWFAVLRDEWHSGKKISTLIQ, from the coding sequence ATGTTTGCAGCTACTATCAGAATCGAAACACCACGCTTGTTTCTGCGTAACTTCCAAAACAGCGATATCGTAGCATTTGCCAGCTATCGTTCTGATCCAGAGGTAGCGCAGTATCAAAGTTGGGATATACCTTATTCAGAAGTAGAAGCAACAGAATTTATAGAAACATTACAGCAGTTAACCCCTGGTGTTTTAGGTGAGTGGTATCAACTGGCAATTGCACTCAAGTCAACAGAAGAAATCATTGGAGACTGCGGCTTTTGTATCTTAGCTGATGATGGACAACAAGCAGAAATTGGCTTTACCCTAGCGCAGACACACCAAGGTAAAGGCTACGCTACAGAAGCGATAACTTGTTTCCTTGACTATCTATTTAAACAACATAATTTGCACCGTGTACGTGCCAACTGCGATCCGCAGAATATAGCCTCTATTAAATTACTAGAACGAGTTGGTATGCGGCGTGAAGGACACTTGATTAAAAGTTTGTGGTTCAAAAACAACTGGGTAGATGAGATGTGGTTTGCTGTTTTGCGCGATGAATGGCATTCTGGAAAGAAAATATCAACTCTAATTCAATGA
- a CDS encoding hybrid sensor histidine kinase/response regulator — protein sequence MNNQHSILVIDDEPDNFDVVETLLDSENYELHYAPTGKQAIDCLNSFQPDVILLDVMMPDLDGMEVCRQIKSDPQWQALPIIMVTALTAKEDLAKCIAAGADDFISKPVNGVELRARIHSMLRIKQQYDKLQTLLNLREDMVNMIVHDLRNPLTSIVISNEILRFPGLSPEKHQDKTDKITLAAQQMQSLIDNLLVVAKLESSKMDLNCIEVDLCALCISALADIEAIALQKKLNLVSELPDPGGMVKVDVPIFRRVLDNLLSNAIKFSPSNSQVTLKAEYLTTGAKLQVVDSGSGVPQNLRQSIFEKYEIGTRMPEVSQIGLGLAFCKMAIEAHHGTITVEDHHPKGTIFTIFLPSV from the coding sequence ATGAATAATCAACACTCTATTTTGGTAATTGATGATGAGCCGGATAACTTCGATGTGGTTGAAACGTTACTAGATAGTGAAAACTACGAATTACATTATGCTCCTACTGGTAAACAAGCCATTGATTGCCTCAATAGTTTTCAGCCTGATGTGATTTTGTTGGATGTGATGATGCCTGATTTAGATGGCATGGAAGTCTGTCGGCAGATCAAATCTGACCCGCAGTGGCAAGCACTTCCGATTATTATGGTGACAGCATTAACTGCTAAAGAAGACTTAGCTAAATGTATAGCAGCCGGAGCTGATGATTTTATTAGTAAGCCCGTCAACGGTGTAGAGTTAAGAGCCAGAATTCATTCCATGTTGCGGATTAAGCAACAGTACGATAAATTACAGACTTTGCTGAATCTGCGAGAAGATATGGTCAATATGATTGTACATGATTTGCGAAATCCGCTTACCAGTATAGTCATCTCCAATGAGATTCTCCGGTTTCCTGGTTTGTCACCCGAAAAGCATCAAGACAAGACGGATAAAATCACACTCGCAGCTCAACAAATGCAATCGTTGATTGATAACTTGCTCGTTGTGGCCAAGTTAGAATCTAGCAAAATGGATCTTAACTGTATAGAAGTAGACCTGTGTGCGCTTTGCATTTCAGCGTTGGCAGATATTGAGGCGATCGCGCTCCAAAAAAAACTCAATCTTGTCAGCGAATTACCCGATCCTGGTGGCATGGTAAAAGTAGATGTACCCATCTTCCGCCGAGTTTTGGATAATTTACTCTCCAATGCGATTAAGTTTTCCCCATCTAATTCTCAAGTTACCCTGAAAGCAGAGTATTTAACCACAGGTGCTAAATTACAAGTTGTTGATTCCGGTTCGGGAGTGCCTCAAAACTTACGTCAAAGCATTTTCGAGAAGTATGAGATTGGCACACGGATGCCGGAAGTTTCACAAATTGGTTTAGGATTGGCTTTTTGCAAAATGGCAATTGAGGCACATCACGGTACTATTACTGTCGAAGATCATCATCCCAAAGGTACTATTTTTACAATCTTCTTGCCGTCTGTATAG
- a CDS encoding PAS domain-containing protein — protein MMNLQQAILECTDYAIIATNSEGIIQTFNPAAQKMLGYAAEEVVNHVTPLIFHDPEELKQQAQTLSQALGREIAPGKDFIVTTQSVNHKDEWTFIRKDGSRFPVSLSVKPLCNDAGEIIGGVGIAKDITQQKQIEAQLHKNAANLAAAQRIAHLGSWELNLLTQEMIWSEEVFRIFGRNPESGTPTYNEMLERIHPDDRHQQDFVMQQAIAQGLCYELEYRCYRPDQSLRYVLSRGEVILDADGQAIQLIGIILDITERKQTEQHLRNLSDRLTLALKSADIGTWDWDMIHEAYWDDRMYELYDLQRSVAPATYQDWLNALHPDDRTETETALQDAIQGKREFDVEFRIVRPDHSIRYIHASALVQRNQQGEAQRMVGINYDITERKQVESALRESEHRYATLTEAAPVAIFRLDTEGNCVYVNERWSEMTGRPTQAALGMGWVETLHPEHRHCVLMQWSQRGFSQPELYQSEGRHLLPDGSINWFYCHIVPETDSNGKIMGYVGTLTDITQRKQAEEQLHQLSQRLTLAIRSGGFGIWEYDFVQARQIWDERMYELYGVSHENFDCTFDTWLNCLHPDDRDHILANIQQVLQNKQEYNVEFRIILPSGEIRYIKAYGLLNCDQQGQPLQMIGVNFDISEQQVALRDRQQAEQELIRHRDLREIIFNESTDALFLVDPATLLTLDCNRRAVELFEAANKAELLGIEGHSLQHRQFSPEEIAAIVAQMQTKGFWSQEIEYVTRQGKVFWGNIAAKPITIAGRTMNLVRVTDISEQQAALHERKQAEEQLRQTNEQLANANAELARATRLKDEFLANMSHELRTPLNAILGMSEGFEEGVFGAINEQQAKAIATIERSGRHLLELINDILDLSKIESGKLELQLSDIPIKGLCNTSLVFIKQMALKKNIRLITDIPDHLGSIQADDRRLRQVLINLLSNAVKFTPEGGAVKLQVWLEEVGEGRGSREKSERRKPPLGTSEGVEEVNSSLSLPVLCSPYPHINFCVSDTGIGIAPEDIGKLFQPFIQLDSSLNRQYNGTGLGLALVQRITALHGGTVSVTSQVGQGSCFTVRIPYLTSDDVPTRQVIAQLPKHYALAENAPVLMIEDSTAAADQISRYLSDMGMQSVIYAMGEGAVEEVMRVRPALVILDLQLPNVSGWEVLKQLQLNPQTKEIPVVIISVVDERIKGLAEGAFAYLVKPITRAQLRTTLNQLQYPAGTASAAINVVAKPTLVSPLILLAEDNQANINTICGYLESRGYRLAIAKNGQQAIEQVQAQHPDLIVMDIQMPEMDGLTAIRRIRDDQQFVDIPIIALTALAMPGDRENCLAAGANEYLTKPVKLKQLIATIQKLLTR, from the coding sequence ATGATGAATCTGCAACAAGCCATCCTAGAATGTACCGATTATGCAATCATTGCTACCAACTCCGAGGGGATAATTCAAACCTTTAACCCAGCCGCCCAGAAGATGTTGGGTTATGCGGCCGAGGAAGTTGTTAATCATGTCACTCCTCTAATCTTCCACGACCCGGAGGAACTTAAGCAACAGGCACAAACACTTTCGCAAGCCCTAGGTAGAGAAATTGCCCCAGGTAAAGACTTTATCGTCACAACCCAATCAGTTAACCACAAAGATGAATGGACTTTCATTCGTAAAGATGGCTCCCGCTTTCCTGTCTCTCTCTCGGTTAAACCCTTATGCAATGACGCAGGAGAGATAATTGGCGGTGTGGGTATTGCCAAAGACATTACGCAGCAAAAACAGATAGAAGCCCAACTCCACAAAAACGCAGCTAACCTCGCTGCGGCCCAAAGAATTGCTCATCTAGGTAGCTGGGAACTGAATTTGCTAACCCAAGAGATGATTTGGTCAGAAGAAGTTTTTCGCATTTTTGGACGCAATCCTGAGTCTGGTACGCCCACTTACAACGAGATGCTAGAGCGCATACATCCAGATGATCGCCATCAACAAGACTTTGTGATGCAGCAAGCGATCGCTCAAGGGCTATGTTATGAGCTAGAGTATCGTTGTTATCGCCCAGATCAGAGTTTACGTTATGTACTATCACGGGGCGAAGTGATACTAGATGCCGATGGCCAGGCAATCCAGTTGATCGGTATTATCCTTGACATTACCGAGCGCAAACAAACCGAACAACATCTGAGAAACCTCTCAGATCGATTGACATTGGCACTCAAGTCAGCTGATATTGGCACTTGGGACTGGGATATGATCCATGAAGCATACTGGGATGACCGGATGTATGAATTATATGATTTACAACGGTCTGTTGCTCCTGCCACATATCAAGATTGGCTCAATGCCCTCCATCCCGATGATCGCACAGAAACAGAAACTGCCCTTCAGGATGCGATACAAGGAAAGCGGGAATTTGATGTAGAATTTCGCATTGTGCGACCCGATCATAGTATTCGCTATATCCATGCTTCGGCTCTTGTGCAACGCAATCAGCAGGGTGAAGCACAACGGATGGTTGGAATTAACTATGATATTACCGAGCGTAAGCAAGTAGAATCAGCCTTGAGAGAGAGCGAACACCGCTATGCGACATTGACGGAAGCCGCTCCCGTTGCTATTTTCCGTTTAGATACTGAGGGGAATTGTGTTTACGTCAACGAGCGTTGGAGCGAGATGACAGGTAGACCAACTCAGGCAGCCTTGGGTATGGGATGGGTAGAAACTTTGCACCCAGAACATCGCCATTGTGTTCTCATGCAATGGTCGCAACGGGGATTCAGCCAACCAGAACTCTATCAAAGTGAAGGCAGACATTTACTTCCAGATGGTAGCATTAACTGGTTTTACTGCCACATAGTACCCGAAACTGACTCCAATGGCAAAATTATGGGCTATGTTGGCACACTCACGGATATCACACAGCGCAAACAAGCAGAGGAACAGCTGCATCAACTCTCCCAACGTTTAACCTTAGCCATCCGTTCCGGGGGGTTTGGAATTTGGGAATACGATTTTGTCCAAGCCAGACAAATTTGGGATGAGCGGATGTACGAATTGTATGGAGTGAGCCACGAAAATTTTGACTGTACTTTTGATACATGGTTAAACTGCCTGCACCCCGATGACCGCGATCATATTTTGGCAAATATCCAGCAAGTTCTGCAAAACAAACAAGAATACAACGTCGAGTTCCGCATCATTCTACCGAGTGGAGAAATTCGTTACATCAAAGCCTATGGTCTACTCAATTGTGACCAGCAAGGCCAACCTCTACAGATGATTGGAGTCAACTTTGACATTAGCGAACAGCAAGTGGCGCTACGCGATCGCCAACAAGCTGAACAAGAATTGATCCGTCACAGGGATTTGCGGGAGATAATTTTCAACGAATCTACCGATGCTTTGTTTCTGGTTGATCCGGCAACACTACTCACTCTCGATTGTAATCGGCGAGCAGTAGAATTATTTGAGGCGGCTAACAAAGCTGAACTGCTGGGCATTGAAGGGCATTCACTCCAGCACCGCCAATTCTCTCCAGAAGAGATAGCTGCCATCGTTGCACAAATGCAGACGAAAGGATTTTGGAGTCAAGAAATTGAATATGTGACTCGTCAAGGCAAGGTTTTCTGGGGCAACATTGCCGCCAAGCCCATTACTATAGCTGGTCGTACCATGAATTTAGTACGAGTGACTGACATCAGCGAACAACAAGCGGCACTACACGAGCGCAAACAAGCTGAAGAACAACTGCGACAAACAAATGAGCAATTAGCCAATGCCAACGCCGAACTAGCCCGTGCTACTCGCCTCAAAGATGAATTTCTGGCTAATATGAGCCATGAATTACGAACACCACTCAATGCCATTCTAGGTATGTCTGAGGGGTTTGAGGAAGGTGTGTTTGGTGCGATCAATGAACAGCAAGCAAAAGCGATCGCCACCATCGAACGCAGTGGTAGACACCTCCTAGAACTGATCAATGACATTCTGGACTTATCCAAAATTGAATCAGGCAAACTGGAACTACAACTGAGTGACATTCCGATCAAAGGTCTGTGTAATACCAGTCTCGTCTTTATCAAACAGATGGCATTGAAAAAAAATATTCGCCTGATTACTGACATTCCTGATCATCTGGGCAGTATCCAAGCCGACGATCGCCGTCTGCGTCAGGTACTGATCAATCTATTAAGCAACGCCGTCAAGTTCACCCCAGAAGGAGGTGCGGTGAAGCTCCAGGTTTGGCTGGAGGAAGTAGGGGAGGGCAGAGGGAGCAGAGAGAAGTCCGAGCGGAGGAAGCCTCCGCTCGGAACTTCGGAGGGTGTAGAGGAAGTAAATTCTTCCTTGTCTCTCCCTGTCCTCTGTTCCCCCTACCCTCACATTAACTTCTGTGTCAGTGACACCGGCATTGGTATCGCCCCTGAAGATATTGGCAAATTATTTCAGCCTTTCATTCAGCTCGACAGCAGCCTTAACCGCCAGTACAATGGCACAGGTTTAGGTTTGGCTCTGGTACAACGAATCACTGCTTTACATGGGGGAACAGTCTCAGTTACCAGTCAGGTTGGACAAGGTAGTTGTTTTACTGTCCGCATTCCCTACCTTACCAGTGATGATGTTCCCACAAGGCAGGTAATTGCTCAATTGCCCAAACATTACGCACTGGCTGAGAATGCACCAGTGTTGATGATCGAAGATTCGACGGCTGCGGCTGATCAGATTAGTCGCTACCTCAGTGACATGGGAATGCAATCTGTCATCTATGCAATGGGTGAAGGAGCAGTAGAAGAAGTAATGCGTGTCCGGCCGGCGCTAGTTATTTTGGATCTGCAACTACCAAACGTATCAGGTTGGGAAGTGCTGAAGCAACTCCAGCTCAACCCTCAAACCAAAGAAATTCCAGTTGTGATCATTTCAGTTGTGGATGAGCGCATCAAAGGACTTGCTGAGGGGGCATTTGCATATCTGGTGAAACCTATTACCCGCGCTCAATTACGGACAACTCTCAACCAACTACAATATCCTGCTGGTACTGCATCAGCTGCCATCAATGTAGTCGCAAAACCCACTTTGGTATCTCCTTTAATTTTACTAGCAGAAGACAATCAAGCTAATATCAATACAATATGTGGTTATCTGGAAAGTCGAGGATATCGACTGGCGATCGCCAAGAATGGACAACAAGCCATTGAACAGGTTCAGGCTCAACATCCCGATTTAATTGTGATGGATATTCAGATGCCGGAAATGGACGGATTGACAGCCATCCGCCGGATTCGGGATGATCAGCAATTTGTCGATATTCCGATCATTGCATTAACGGCACTAGCCATGCCAGGCGATCGCGAAAATTGCCTCGCAGCCGGAGCTAATGAATATTTAACTAAACCTGTAAAACTCAAACAGCTCATAGCAACAATTCAAAAACTTTTAACGAGGTAG
- a CDS encoding M16 family metallopeptidase, whose amino-acid sequence MKLRLYMILGFFLSLLLSILPVAGNLTIAATPTPTVTPVSGLSFTQGVQKTVLDNGLTVLTKEVHTAPVVSVQVWYKVGSRNEVKGENGISHQLEHLMFKGTKDRPVQFGRLFSALGSQFNAFTSYDETAYFGTVEQDKLEALLTLEADRMANALIESEQLTSEKRVVISELQGYENSPDYRLSRAVMRAAFPNRAYGLPVGGTKTDVEQFTLEQVRNYYQKYYTPDNATLVITGDFATEPTLQVVQETFGKLSRRVREDKGDKGDKVVNTASTGPIVLKEPGSAALLQAVYPLPDINHPDVPAIDVMDAILTGGRSSRLYQALVESGLASSVSASALELIEPGWYEINATAAPGQKLEKITQVLQTSLSQLQQQPVSPVELNRAKTQLQASFVLGNQDITSQANQLGYSQTIAGDYHYIEKYLAAIANVTPADIQRVAKTYLNPAKQTIGYFEPTQIDGQGETASAGSGRTVENFDPGQPLDPAQLAKYLPPTTTSTDSNKQSLPQQFSLTNGLRVLLLPDHNVPTVNLSGQIDAGSEFDGNQKAGLANLTATNLMNGTQTQDALTLAQTLEDRGASLSFGAGREGVTIGGQGLSANLPILIQTLADVLQNASFPKDQLELSRQRALSTLKAQLDDPRSLGRRVFQQVIYPKNHPFYSFPTAESLTSITRNDVVRFYRNHYRPDTTTLALVGDFDPVQVKDLLNQSLGKWQAIGQPPTLKLTSVSLPPSLTRINQVIPGKAEAVTYIGYNGISRKDPRYYAALVLNQILGGDTLSSRLGTEVRDRLGLTYGIYSGFAAGVNPGPFLIQMQTAPQDADQAIASTLALLKQLRQQGVTEAELNTAKRSIANSYPVDLANPSNVSSIILDNAVLGLSPAEIREFPQRIQSVTMNDLQQAIQDFIQPENLVIVTAGPGNAVSKDR is encoded by the coding sequence ATGAAACTCCGCCTATATATGATTTTAGGTTTTTTTCTCAGCCTCCTGTTGAGTATTTTACCTGTGGCGGGTAATTTAACAATTGCAGCCACACCCACACCCACTGTTACACCCGTGTCTGGTTTGTCTTTTACTCAAGGAGTGCAGAAAACAGTATTAGATAACGGTTTAACCGTACTCACTAAGGAAGTGCATACTGCGCCAGTGGTGAGTGTGCAGGTTTGGTATAAAGTTGGCTCTAGAAATGAAGTCAAGGGAGAAAACGGCATTTCCCACCAGCTTGAGCATTTGATGTTTAAGGGAACAAAAGACCGTCCGGTACAGTTTGGTAGGTTGTTTAGTGCTTTGGGTAGTCAGTTTAATGCTTTCACTAGCTACGACGAAACCGCTTACTTCGGCACGGTGGAACAAGACAAACTAGAAGCACTGCTAACCCTAGAAGCAGACCGCATGGCCAATGCTTTGATTGAGTCGGAACAATTAACCAGTGAAAAACGGGTAGTGATCTCTGAGTTGCAGGGATATGAAAACTCTCCTGATTATCGTTTAAGTCGGGCGGTGATGCGAGCGGCTTTTCCTAACCGCGCCTATGGTTTGCCTGTGGGTGGGACAAAAACCGATGTGGAACAATTCACACTGGAACAGGTGAGGAATTACTATCAAAAATACTACACTCCAGATAATGCCACTTTGGTAATTACAGGGGATTTTGCCACAGAACCGACGCTGCAAGTGGTGCAAGAAACTTTTGGGAAATTGTCCAGGAGAGTTAGAGAGGACAAGGGGGACAAGGGGGACAAGGTAGTAAATACTGCTAGTACAGGACCCATAGTTTTGAAGGAACCTGGAAGTGCGGCATTATTGCAAGCTGTGTATCCCTTGCCTGATATCAATCATCCTGATGTCCCGGCAATTGATGTGATGGATGCTATCTTGACAGGTGGGCGCAGTTCTAGGCTTTATCAGGCTTTGGTGGAATCTGGTCTGGCTAGTTCTGTGAGTGCTAGCGCATTAGAATTAATTGAACCGGGTTGGTATGAAATTAATGCGACAGCAGCACCAGGGCAGAAGCTAGAAAAAATTACTCAGGTATTGCAAACATCTTTATCACAACTACAACAGCAGCCAGTTTCCCCAGTCGAATTGAATCGAGCTAAAACCCAACTGCAAGCCTCATTTGTACTGGGTAATCAAGATATTACCAGCCAAGCCAATCAATTAGGATACAGCCAAACCATAGCCGGGGATTATCACTATATTGAGAAGTATTTAGCAGCGATCGCTAATGTCACTCCAGCTGATATTCAAAGAGTAGCGAAAACCTATCTTAATCCTGCTAAACAAACCATTGGCTATTTTGAACCGACTCAAATCGATGGTCAAGGTGAAACCGCTAGTGCTGGTTCTGGGCGCACTGTAGAAAACTTCGACCCCGGTCAACCTTTAGACCCCGCACAATTGGCTAAATATCTACCACCTACGACCACATCTACAGACAGCAATAAACAATCTCTACCACAACAGTTTTCTCTCACCAATGGTTTGCGGGTGCTGCTATTACCTGACCATAATGTTCCCACAGTTAACTTGAGTGGACAAATTGATGCGGGAAGTGAGTTTGATGGTAATCAAAAAGCGGGACTAGCAAATCTCACTGCGACTAATTTAATGAATGGAACGCAGACACAAGATGCCCTCACCTTGGCGCAAACTTTAGAAGACAGAGGCGCTAGTTTAAGTTTTGGCGCAGGCCGTGAGGGAGTGACTATCGGTGGTCAAGGGTTATCAGCAAATCTGCCGATATTAATTCAAACACTGGCTGATGTCTTGCAAAATGCCTCCTTCCCCAAGGATCAACTAGAATTAAGTCGTCAACGAGCCTTAAGCACCCTGAAAGCTCAACTAGATGATCCTAGAAGTTTAGGGAGACGGGTATTCCAGCAGGTAATTTACCCAAAAAATCACCCGTTCTACAGTTTCCCAACGGCGGAGAGTTTAACAAGTATTACTCGGAATGATGTTGTGCGTTTCTATCGCAACCATTACCGACCTGATACAACAACACTAGCTTTAGTAGGTGACTTTGACCCAGTACAGGTGAAGGATTTACTGAATCAGTCCCTCGGTAAATGGCAAGCTATTGGTCAACCGCCTACCCTCAAATTAACATCGGTGTCATTACCGCCAAGTTTGACTCGTATTAATCAAGTGATTCCTGGTAAAGCTGAGGCTGTGACTTACATTGGTTACAATGGGATTTCTCGCAAAGATCCCCGTTATTATGCAGCTTTGGTACTGAATCAGATTTTGGGTGGTGATACCTTATCTAGCCGCTTAGGTACAGAAGTACGCGATCGCCTGGGTTTGACCTATGGTATTTACAGTGGGTTTGCGGCTGGGGTAAATCCTGGCCCATTCTTGATTCAAATGCAGACTGCACCCCAAGATGCTGATCAAGCGATCGCTAGCACTTTAGCATTACTCAAACAGTTACGCCAGCAAGGTGTCACCGAAGCAGAATTAAACACTGCCAAACGCTCAATTGCTAACAGCTATCCTGTAGATTTAGCTAATCCTAGTAATGTCTCCAGCATCATTTTAGATAATGCTGTGTTGGGGCTATCACCAGCAGAAATTCGGGAATTTCCCCAGCGCATTCAGTCAGTCACGATGAATGATCTGCAACAGGCAATTCAAGACTTCATTCAGCCAGAAAATCTAGTAATTGTCACAGCCGGCCCAGGAAATGCAGTATCTAAAGACCGTTAA